GGTTTTCTATCTGTTTTGCGATGCTGTCTGCAACTAATACTGCATCAAGCTCGGGTCTTTTGATTTCGAAGATATTGATCTGGATGTCCTTATCGGTGATCTTTTTCAATTCTTCTTTCAGTTTATCAACTTCCTGGCCTCCTTTTCCGATGATCAGTCCTGGTCTTGCAGTAGTGATTGTTACTGTTACTAATTTAAGGGTTCTTTCAATATAGATTCTTGAAATACCGCCTTTAGATAATCTAGCTTCAAGGTATCTTCTGATTTTGTAGTCTTCAGCGATTCTGTCGCCGTAGTTTTTACCACCGAACCAGTTCGAATCCCATCCTCTGATGATACCTAATCTGTTACCAATTGGATTTGTCTTCTGTCCCATACCTTGAATTAAATTTCTTTTGTACCTAAGATTAATGTAATGTGGTTTGATCTTTTTCGGATTCTGTGACCTCTACCCTGTGGGGCTGGTCTCAGTCTCTTCAATTGTCTTGCGCTGTCCACAAAAATTTCTTTTACGATTAAGTTTGCTTCTTCAATATCAGCATCTTCGTTTTTCAGCTGCCAGTTGGCCATTGCAGAAAGAAGAACTTTTTCTAACTTGTTAGAAGCGTCTTTTTTCGAAAATTTCAGGATAGCTAAAGCTTTGTCAACTTCAATTCCTCTGATGATATCAGCAACTAATCTCATTTTTCTAGGAGAAGACGGGCAGTCGTTATGTAACGCTTTTGCTACATCCTGGTTTGCTATTTTACGTGCTAATGCACTTTCTCTTTTTCTTGATCCCATGATTATCTACCTCCTTTATTTTTGTTACCACCGTGACCTCTGAAAGATCTTGTCGGAGAAAATTCGCCTAACTTGTGACCTACCATGTTTTCAGTAACGTATACAGGGATAAAAGATTTACCGTTGTGTACTGCGATGGTTTGTCCTACGAAGTCCGGGGAGATCATTGATGCTCTGGACCAAGTTTTTATTACTGTCTTCTTACCAGACTCTATATTTGTCTGAACCTTCTTATCTAAAGTATGATGAATGAAAGGTCCTTTCTTAAGTGATCTTGCCATAATTATTTTCTTTTAGATACGATAAATCGGTTAGACGCTTTGTTTTTCTTTCTTGTTTTGTAACCTTTAGCCGGCATACCGTTTCTGGATCTTGGGTGACCTCCGGACGATTTACCTTCACCACCACCCATTGGGTGATCTACAGGGTTCATCACTACCGGTCTTGTTCTTGGTCTTCTTCCCAGCCATCTGCTTCTACCTGCTTTACCGGATACGGTAAGCTGATGATCAGAGTTGGATACAGATCCAATCATTGCCATACATTCAGTAAGGATCATTCTGGATTCTCCTGAAGGCAATTTAACGATTGCATATTTACCGTCTCTTGAAGTTAACTGTGCCGAAGATCCTGCGCTTCTTGCCATTACCGCACCTTGTCCAGGTCTCAGTTCGATGCATGAAACTACAGTTCCCAACGGAACGTTTTTCAACTTCATTGCGTTACCTACGTTAGGCTCAGCTGTTTCCGATGAAATTACTTTCTGGTCTACTTTGATACCGTTTGGAGCGATGATGTATCTCTTCTCTCCGTCTGCGTACTCTAAAAGTGCGATGAAAGCAGTTCTGTTCGGATCATACTCTACAGTTTTTACCGTAGCTTCAACATCGAATTTGTTTCGCTTGAAGTCGATAATTCTGTATTTTTGTTTG
This window of the Flavobacteriaceae bacterium 3519-10 genome carries:
- a CDS encoding LSU ribosomal protein L22p (L17e) produces the protein MGSRKRESALARKIANQDVAKALHNDCPSSPRKMRLVADIIRGIEVDKALAILKFSKKDASNKLEKVLLSAMANWQLKNEDADIEEANLIVKEIFVDSARQLKRLRPAPQGRGHRIRKRSNHITLILGTKEI
- a CDS encoding SSU ribosomal protein S19p (S15e), with amino-acid sequence MARSLKKGPFIHHTLDKKVQTNIESGKKTVIKTWSRASMISPDFVGQTIAVHNGKSFIPVYVTENMVGHKLGEFSPTRSFRGHGGNKNKGGR
- a CDS encoding LSU ribosomal protein L2p (L8e), which gives rise to MSVRKLKPITPGQRFRVVNNFEEITTNKPEKSLTVGISKSGGRNNTGKMTMRYTGGGHKQKYRIIDFKRNKFDVEATVKTVEYDPNRTAFIALLEYADGEKRYIIAPNGIKVDQKVISSETAEPNVGNAMKLKNVPLGTVVSCIELRPGQGAVMARSAGSSAQLTSRDGKYAIVKLPSGESRMILTECMAMIGSVSNSDHQLTVSGKAGRSRWLGRRPRTRPVVMNPVDHPMGGGEGKSSGGHPRSRNGMPAKGYKTRKKNKASNRFIVSKRK